In Streptomyces sp. NBC_01707, a genomic segment contains:
- the uvrB gene encoding excinuclease ABC subunit UvrB: MRPVSKIERSVAPFEVVSSYQPSGDQPTAIAELERRIRAGEKDVVLLGATGTGKSATTAWMIEKLQRPTLVMAPNKTLAAQLANEFRELLPNNAVEYFVSYYDYYQPEAYIPQSDTYIEKDSSINDEVERLRHSATNSLLTRRDVVVVASVSCIYGLGTPQEYVDRMVPLKVGDEIDRDQLLRRFVEIQYTRNDIAFTRGTFRVRGDTIEIFPVYEELAVRIEMFGDEIEALSTLHPLTGEVISEDNELYVFPASHYVAGPERMEKAVNGIEQELEHRLAELEKQGKLLEAQRLRMRTTYDIEMMRQIGTCSGIENYSMHMDGREPGTAPNTLLDYFPEDFLLVIDESHVTVPQIGAMYEGDASRKRSLVEHGFRLPSALDNRPLRWEEFVERIGQTVYLSATPGKYELSRGDGFVEQIIRPTGLVDPEVVVKPTEGQIDDLVHEIRKRTEKDERVLVTTLTKKMSEDLTDYFLELGIQVRYLHSDVDTLRRIELLRELRAGEYDVLVGINLLREGLDLPEVSLVAILDADKEGFLRSGTSLIQTIGRAARNVSGQVHMYADKITPAMEKAIDETNRRREKQIAYNTERGIDPQPLRKKINDIVATIAREEIDTEELLGTGYRQAKGDKAPVPALAGKAGKAGKAGKAAGGKKVGAVVTDRPATELAGIIEEMTDRMRAAAADLQFEVAARLRDEVGELKKELRQMREAGLA, encoded by the coding sequence ATGCGGCCCGTTTCGAAGATCGAACGTTCGGTGGCGCCTTTCGAGGTCGTCAGTTCCTACCAGCCCAGCGGCGACCAGCCCACGGCCATCGCCGAGCTGGAACGGCGCATCCGGGCAGGTGAGAAGGATGTCGTGCTGCTCGGCGCGACCGGCACCGGGAAATCGGCGACCACCGCCTGGATGATCGAGAAGCTCCAGCGCCCGACCCTCGTGATGGCGCCGAACAAGACCCTCGCGGCCCAGCTGGCGAACGAGTTCCGCGAACTGCTCCCCAACAACGCCGTCGAGTACTTCGTCTCCTACTACGACTACTACCAGCCCGAGGCGTACATCCCGCAGTCGGACACGTACATCGAGAAGGATTCGTCGATCAACGACGAGGTCGAGCGGCTGCGCCACTCCGCGACGAATTCGCTGCTCACCCGCCGTGACGTGGTCGTGGTCGCCTCGGTCTCCTGCATCTACGGCCTCGGTACGCCACAGGAGTACGTGGACCGCATGGTCCCGCTCAAGGTGGGCGACGAGATCGACCGCGACCAGTTGCTGCGCCGCTTCGTGGAGATCCAGTACACCCGCAACGACATCGCGTTCACCCGGGGCACCTTCCGGGTGCGCGGCGACACCATCGAGATCTTCCCGGTCTATGAGGAGCTCGCCGTCCGCATCGAGATGTTCGGCGACGAGATCGAGGCGCTCTCCACCCTCCATCCGCTCACCGGTGAGGTCATCAGCGAGGACAACGAGCTCTATGTCTTCCCCGCCAGCCACTACGTGGCGGGACCCGAGCGCATGGAGAAGGCGGTCAACGGCATCGAGCAGGAGCTGGAGCACCGTCTCGCCGAGCTGGAGAAGCAGGGCAAGCTGCTGGAGGCCCAGCGGCTGCGGATGCGCACCACGTACGACATCGAGATGATGCGCCAGATCGGCACCTGCTCCGGTATCGAGAACTACTCGATGCACATGGACGGCCGCGAGCCCGGCACCGCCCCCAACACCCTCCTCGACTACTTCCCCGAGGACTTCCTGCTCGTCATCGACGAGTCGCATGTCACCGTGCCGCAGATCGGCGCGATGTACGAGGGCGACGCCTCCCGCAAGCGCAGCCTCGTCGAGCACGGCTTCCGGCTGCCGTCCGCCCTCGACAACCGCCCCCTGAGGTGGGAGGAGTTCGTGGAGCGGATCGGCCAGACCGTCTATCTCTCCGCCACCCCGGGCAAGTACGAGCTGTCCCGCGGCGACGGGTTCGTGGAGCAGATCATCCGCCCCACCGGCCTCGTCGACCCGGAGGTCGTCGTGAAGCCCACCGAGGGCCAGATCGACGACCTGGTGCACGAGATCCGCAAGCGCACCGAGAAGGACGAGCGGGTCCTGGTCACCACCCTCACCAAGAAGATGTCCGAGGACCTCACGGACTACTTCCTGGAGCTGGGCATCCAGGTCCGCTATCTGCACAGTGACGTCGACACGCTGCGCCGCATCGAGCTGCTGCGAGAACTGCGCGCCGGTGAGTACGACGTACTGGTCGGGATCAACCTCCTGCGCGAGGGGCTCGACCTTCCCGAAGTGTCCCTGGTGGCCATCCTCGACGCCGACAAGGAGGGCTTCCTGCGTTCCGGGACGTCTCTCATCCAGACCATCGGCCGCGCGGCCCGCAATGTGTCCGGCCAGGTCCACATGTACGCCGACAAGATCACCCCGGCGATGGAGAAGGCCATCGACGAGACCAACCGCCGCCGGGAGAAGCAGATCGCGTACAACACCGAGCGTGGCATCGATCCGCAGCCGCTGCGTAAGAAGATCAACGACATCGTCGCGACGATCGCCCGCGAGGAGATCGACACCGAGGAGCTGCTCGGCACCGGCTACCGCCAGGCGAAGGGCGACAAGGCCCCGGTCCCCGCACTCGCGGGCAAGGCGGGCAAGGCGGGCAAGGCGGGGAAGGCGGCCGGCGGCAAGAAGGTCGGCGCGGTGGTCACCGACCGGCCGGCGACCGAACTCGCCGGGATCATCGAGGAGATGACCGACCGGATGCGGGCAGCCGCCGCGGACCTGCAGTTCGAGGTGGCCGCCCGACTGCGCGACGAGGTCGGCGAGCTGAAGAAGGAGCTGCGCCAGATGCGCGAGGCGGGCCTGGCCTGA
- a CDS encoding TerD family protein: MTVNMTKGQAISLQKSDGGTLTAVRMGLGWQAAPRRGLFGSRTREIDLDASAVLFADKQPVDVVFFRHLVSDDGSVKHTGDNLVGGAGSGGDDEAILVDLQRVPVHIDQIVFTVNSFTGQTFQEVQNAFCRIVDETNGQELARYTLDGGGQYTAQIMAKVHRVGAGWQMTALGNPANGRTFQDLMPAILPHL, encoded by the coding sequence GTGACGGTCAACATGACCAAGGGTCAGGCCATCAGCTTGCAGAAGAGCGACGGGGGGACCCTGACCGCGGTACGGATGGGACTCGGCTGGCAGGCGGCGCCGCGCCGCGGTCTGTTCGGCTCGCGCACGCGGGAGATCGACCTGGACGCGTCGGCCGTGCTGTTCGCCGACAAGCAGCCGGTCGACGTGGTCTTCTTCCGCCACCTCGTCAGCGACGACGGGTCGGTCAAGCACACCGGCGACAACCTGGTCGGCGGTGCCGGTTCGGGCGGCGACGACGAGGCGATCCTCGTCGACCTGCAGCGGGTGCCGGTCCACATCGACCAGATCGTCTTCACGGTGAACTCCTTCACCGGTCAGACGTTCCAGGAGGTGCAGAACGCCTTCTGCCGCATCGTCGACGAGACCAACGGCCAGGAGCTTGCCCGCTACACCCTCGACGGCGGCGGTCAGTACACCGCCCAGATCATGGCCAAGGTGCACCGCGTCGGCGCCGGGTGGCAGATGACGGCCCTCGGTAACCCGGCCAACGGCCGTACGTTCCAGGACCTGATGCCGGCGATCCTGCCGCACCTGTAG
- a CDS encoding pseudouridine-5'-phosphate glycosidase, giving the protein MSLNAPDNTHPYVPVLSAEVQEALATHRPAVALESTIIAHGLPRPRNRQVAEELEELVRSGGAVPATIAVLDGRAHIGLDKDQLERVAEDPAMRKLGHRDLAPALAAGASGATTVSATAFLAARAGLCVFATGGLGGVHRDWTSTQDESADLRLLARTDITMVCAGVKSILDVPATLQRLETLGVGVLGYGTEHFPGFYLSSSGEPVDWTVRSPEEVVEVMRARETLGGPAAALIVANPVPQKDQLDPALHDRVLAQALDACRERGIVGQAVTPFLLDHLMQHTGGASLEANLAAVRGNVSLAARIAVARSAAGHGTAGPKEAAAQ; this is encoded by the coding sequence ATGTCACTGAATGCGCCGGACAACACCCACCCGTACGTACCGGTCCTCTCAGCCGAGGTGCAGGAAGCCCTCGCCACGCACCGCCCCGCCGTGGCCCTGGAGTCGACGATCATCGCCCACGGCCTGCCGCGCCCCCGGAATCGGCAGGTCGCGGAAGAGCTGGAGGAGCTCGTGCGGTCCGGGGGCGCCGTCCCCGCGACCATCGCCGTACTGGACGGACGAGCCCATATCGGCCTGGACAAGGACCAGTTGGAAAGGGTTGCCGAGGATCCGGCGATGCGGAAGCTCGGGCACCGGGACCTGGCACCGGCGCTGGCGGCCGGTGCGAGCGGGGCGACGACCGTGTCCGCGACCGCGTTCCTCGCGGCCCGCGCGGGCCTGTGCGTCTTCGCGACCGGCGGCCTCGGCGGCGTACACCGGGACTGGACCTCGACCCAGGACGAGTCCGCGGATCTCCGGCTGCTCGCCCGCACCGACATCACGATGGTGTGCGCCGGCGTGAAGTCGATCCTGGACGTCCCGGCCACGCTGCAGCGCCTGGAGACGCTCGGGGTCGGAGTGCTCGGCTACGGCACGGAGCACTTCCCCGGCTTCTATCTGAGCAGTTCGGGCGAGCCCGTCGACTGGACGGTGCGTTCCCCGGAGGAGGTCGTGGAGGTGATGCGGGCCAGGGAGACCCTGGGCGGCCCCGCCGCGGCACTGATCGTCGCCAACCCTGTCCCGCAGAAGGATCAGCTGGATCCCGCCCTGCACGACCGGGTGCTGGCTCAGGCACTGGACGCGTGCCGGGAGCGCGGCATCGTGGGGCAGGCCGTCACGCCGTTCCTGCTGGACCACCTGATGCAGCACACCGGAGGGGCCTCGCTGGAGGCCAACCTGGCGGCCGTGCGCGGAAACGTGTCCCTTGCCGCGCGGATCGCGGTTGCCCGGTCCGCCGCGGGACACGGAACCGCGGGGCCGAAGGAGGCGGCCGCGCAATGA
- a CDS encoding TerD family protein — protein sequence MTAELVRGQNHTLPQTRLEIRVSAGTPVVAGATLGDERGTVHGIEWIAHPGSPQLPGLEVSKQAAADHRLAVDLDAVPAAVHRVTVLLALPMEAGGPVRFGAVAAPFVAVTGLEGTEIATFTLTGLDAESAVAALEIYRRQGDWKVRAVGQGYAGGLAAMLADQGVTGAAELARSIHEAVARGMARSVAPPPPRTPEGDRVRHTAAIGDPAPPVAPSAGHAPTPPTPATGGPTTDSTAGGPTAGPSAGPTGPINYAHPRRQATAPPPPPPTAPSAEPGRPAQPVAGDATGWSMEERLYNQVWGMFEDLARTTAAYRSAVDFAESRMDQELDRALSDPRSRIGGAGDRARHEARAKRDQLTDRAREALDRDLAQLAAESAVVEPALPAAFAAWDNPVWHAYRVPMEIPMALRIGDLHLPEDPDLHIPLLVRLPLERGIWVDSGRTASEAAALTDTDRLRRLAMDNAVAHAARLLAVYPAGEFSVHVIDAAGSAATALAPLVNSGVLAGPPAAGAGGVASVLARLTRRVDLVQMAIRAGAADSLPPDLDTAEQLLIVNDFPHGFDDRAVTQLRYLADEGPSVGVHLLMVADREDASAYGPVLDPLWRSLLRITPVADDHLADPWVGHAWTYEPLRTPADSRVLEQVLAQVAAARRTGRRL from the coding sequence ATGACGGCCGAGCTGGTCCGGGGGCAGAACCACACCTTGCCCCAGACCCGTCTGGAGATCCGGGTGTCGGCCGGTACGCCCGTCGTGGCCGGTGCCACGCTCGGAGACGAGCGGGGCACGGTGCACGGCATCGAGTGGATCGCCCACCCGGGCTCGCCCCAGCTGCCCGGACTCGAGGTGTCCAAGCAAGCCGCCGCCGACCACCGGCTGGCCGTGGACCTCGACGCCGTGCCTGCCGCGGTGCACCGCGTCACCGTGCTGCTGGCCCTGCCCATGGAGGCCGGCGGTCCGGTCAGATTCGGCGCCGTCGCCGCGCCGTTCGTCGCCGTCACCGGCCTCGAGGGCACCGAGATCGCCACCTTCACCCTCACCGGCCTGGACGCCGAGTCCGCGGTCGCCGCCCTGGAGATCTACCGTCGGCAGGGCGACTGGAAGGTCCGCGCGGTCGGCCAGGGATATGCGGGCGGTCTGGCCGCGATGCTCGCCGACCAGGGGGTGACCGGAGCGGCGGAGCTGGCCCGGTCGATCCACGAGGCGGTCGCCCGGGGCATGGCCCGTTCGGTGGCGCCGCCCCCGCCCCGCACCCCGGAGGGGGACCGGGTCCGCCACACTGCGGCGATCGGCGATCCGGCCCCGCCCGTCGCCCCGTCGGCCGGCCACGCGCCCACCCCGCCCACACCCGCCACAGGCGGCCCCACCACGGACTCCACCGCGGGCGGCCCCACCGCCGGGCCGAGCGCGGGCCCCACGGGGCCCATCAACTACGCGCACCCACGCCGCCAGGCGACTGCGCCCCCGCCGCCCCCGCCCACCGCACCGTCCGCCGAACCTGGCCGGCCCGCGCAGCCCGTTGCCGGGGACGCGACGGGCTGGTCCATGGAGGAGCGCCTCTACAACCAGGTCTGGGGCATGTTCGAGGACCTGGCCCGCACCACCGCCGCCTACCGCAGCGCCGTCGACTTCGCCGAGTCCCGCATGGACCAGGAGCTCGACCGGGCGCTGTCCGATCCGCGCAGCAGGATCGGCGGGGCGGGCGACCGCGCCCGCCATGAGGCCCGCGCCAAGCGTGACCAGCTGACCGACCGGGCCCGTGAGGCACTCGACCGCGATCTCGCGCAGCTCGCCGCCGAGTCCGCTGTCGTCGAGCCCGCGCTCCCCGCCGCGTTCGCAGCCTGGGACAACCCCGTCTGGCATGCCTACCGCGTCCCCATGGAGATCCCCATGGCCTTGCGGATCGGCGACCTCCATCTGCCCGAGGACCCCGACCTGCACATCCCCCTGCTCGTACGGCTGCCGCTCGAGCGCGGCATCTGGGTCGACAGTGGGCGCACGGCATCCGAAGCCGCGGCTCTGACCGATACGGACCGGCTCCGCCGCCTCGCCATGGACAACGCGGTCGCGCACGCCGCCCGGCTGCTCGCCGTCTACCCCGCGGGCGAGTTCTCCGTCCATGTCATCGACGCCGCGGGCTCGGCGGCGACAGCACTCGCACCTCTGGTGAACTCCGGTGTGCTCGCCGGGCCGCCCGCCGCTGGTGCCGGGGGAGTGGCATCGGTCCTCGCCCGTCTCACCCGACGGGTCGATCTGGTGCAGATGGCGATCCGGGCCGGCGCCGCCGACTCGCTCCCGCCGGACCTGGACACGGCCGAGCAACTCCTGATCGTCAACGACTTCCCGCACGGCTTCGACGACCGGGCCGTCACCCAGTTGCGCTATCTGGCCGACGAGGGGCCCTCGGTCGGCGTTCATCTGCTGATGGTCGCGGACCGGGAGGACGCGAGTGCCTACGGGCCGGTGCTCGATCCGCTGTGGCGGTCGCTGCTGCGAATCACCCCGGTCGCCGACGACCACCTGGCCGATCCCTGGGTCGGCCATGCCTGGACGTACGAGCCGTTGCGGACGCCGGCCGACAGCCGGGTGCTGGAGCAGGTTCTCGCCCAGGTTGCCGCTGCCCGGCGCACCGGCCGACGACTGTAG
- a CDS encoding TerC family protein: MDVSGTLWVLTILGLSALIAIDFFIGRKPHDVTTKEAGIWTIVWIALAALFGLGLLFFGETQASGEFFAGFITEKSLSVDNLFVFVLIMAKFSVPSHLQQRVLLVGVLIALVLRAIFIAAGAAVIANFSWVFYIFGAFLIYTAWKLIQEARADEEEDEFEENRLLKSIERRFGVADRYHGTKLFIRNNGKRVLTPLMVVMLAIGTTDVLFALDSIPAIFGLTQDPYIVFTANAFALMGLRQLYFLIGGLLKKLVHLSYGLSVILGFIGVKLVLHALHESGVHVPEISIPVSLGFICAVLVITTITSLIANKKQEAAVAAEADRAAEKDSSIDA; this comes from the coding sequence GTGGACGTTTCAGGAACCCTCTGGGTGCTGACCATTCTTGGTCTGTCAGCCCTTATTGCCATCGACTTCTTCATCGGGCGCAAGCCACATGACGTGACGACGAAGGAAGCCGGAATCTGGACGATCGTCTGGATCGCGCTGGCCGCCCTTTTCGGGCTCGGCCTGCTGTTCTTCGGCGAGACCCAGGCGTCGGGCGAGTTCTTCGCCGGCTTCATCACCGAGAAGTCGCTCAGTGTCGACAACCTCTTCGTGTTCGTCCTGATCATGGCCAAGTTCTCGGTGCCCTCCCACCTCCAGCAGCGCGTGCTGCTCGTCGGTGTGCTGATCGCCCTGGTGCTGAGAGCGATCTTCATCGCCGCGGGCGCCGCGGTCATCGCCAACTTCTCGTGGGTCTTCTACATCTTCGGCGCGTTCCTGATCTACACCGCCTGGAAGCTCATCCAGGAGGCGCGGGCCGACGAGGAGGAGGACGAGTTCGAGGAGAACCGACTCCTCAAGTCGATCGAGCGCCGCTTCGGTGTCGCCGACAGGTATCACGGCACCAAGCTGTTCATCAGGAACAACGGCAAGCGCGTCCTGACCCCGCTGATGGTCGTCATGCTCGCCATCGGCACCACCGATGTGCTGTTCGCGCTGGACTCGATCCCTGCGATCTTCGGCCTGACCCAGGACCCGTACATCGTCTTCACCGCCAACGCCTTCGCACTGATGGGGCTGCGGCAGCTGTACTTCCTCATCGGCGGTCTGCTGAAGAAGCTGGTGCACCTCAGCTACGGGCTCTCGGTCATCCTCGGATTCATCGGCGTCAAGCTGGTGCTGCACGCCCTGCACGAGTCCGGGGTCCATGTCCCCGAGATCTCGATCCCCGTCTCGCTCGGCTTCATCTGCGCGGTACTGGTGATCACCACGATCACCAGCCTCATCGCCAACAAGAAGCAGGAGGCGGCCGTGGCCGCCGAGGCCGACCGGGCGGCGGAGAAGGATTCCAGCATCGACGCCTGA
- a CDS encoding MHYT domain-containing protein produces MQGTIDGFSYGMVTPAAAFLMACLGAALGLRCTTRSLRTERSFKAVWLALGATSIGSGIWTMHFIAMTGFSVDEVPIGYDVPITFASLAVAIVMVGIGIFIVGYQGTTWMAMVTGGTITGLGVATMHYLGMAGMRLRGQFEYDTFTVALSVVIAVVAATVALWAAVSIRGFLPSLGASVVMGVAVSGMHYTGMAALSVHLHPAVTGNAADSPTAPLIPLLIGPGCFLLLAAVVVMFDPLMVMGDPDRTDPAGHGAHRIDRAPGIPVQRQVPRTGTYADPASFRSQRQHTPPSRER; encoded by the coding sequence ATGCAGGGCACAATCGACGGCTTCAGCTATGGGATGGTGACGCCCGCTGCGGCCTTCCTGATGGCGTGCCTCGGCGCGGCCCTGGGGTTGCGTTGCACGACGCGGTCGCTGCGGACCGAGCGCTCCTTCAAGGCCGTCTGGCTGGCGCTCGGGGCGACGTCCATAGGCTCCGGCATCTGGACGATGCACTTCATCGCGATGACGGGATTCAGCGTCGATGAGGTGCCGATCGGTTACGACGTCCCGATCACCTTCGCCAGCCTGGCCGTCGCGATCGTCATGGTCGGTATCGGCATCTTCATCGTCGGGTACCAGGGCACGACCTGGATGGCCATGGTCACCGGCGGCACCATCACCGGTCTCGGCGTGGCCACCATGCACTACCTCGGCATGGCAGGAATGCGTCTCCGGGGGCAGTTCGAGTACGACACGTTCACCGTCGCGCTCTCCGTCGTCATCGCCGTGGTCGCCGCGACGGTCGCACTCTGGGCGGCCGTCTCCATCCGCGGCTTCCTGCCCAGCCTCGGTGCCAGCGTGGTGATGGGGGTGGCGGTGAGCGGGATGCACTACACGGGCATGGCCGCGCTCAGTGTCCATCTGCACCCTGCCGTCACCGGCAACGCGGCCGACAGCCCGACCGCACCCCTGATCCCGCTGCTGATCGGCCCCGGCTGCTTCCTCCTGCTCGCCGCGGTGGTCGTGATGTTCGACCCCTTGATGGTGATGGGCGACCCCGACCGGACCGACCCGGCGGGACACGGCGCCCACCGCATCGACCGGGCCCCCGGCATCCCCGTCCAGCGGCAGGTGCCGAGGACCGGCACCTACGCGGATCCGGCGTCCTTCCGGTCGCAGCGTCAGCACACCCCGCCGTCGCGGGAGCGGTGA
- a CDS encoding MFS transporter produces the protein MTNALDAPDTPTGPGCPVTAAELPALRRRTSAVLIASQILGGLGVPIGIALAPVLATEVSGSEALSGLAPTASVTGTALLSLPLAALMASRGRRPGLVLAYLIGALGAALVVLATVVGSFPLLLLGMAAFGAGSSANLQARFAAADLAEPERRGRAISTVIWATTIGSVLGPNIAAPAGHVFRGTSISETAGPFLMAAAIFLLAAVVVGVLLRPDPLLTARALAPQEGSSAGGRSLRAGLAAVRASPMARLALLTVAVSHTAMVSIMVMTPVHLGHHGADLELIGLVISGHIAGMYAFSPVMGWLSDKFGRLTVIGLAAGLLSCAALLAGTAGPSHGRTAAGLFVLGLGWSAGLVAGSALLTDSVPQPARAAVQGLSDLTMNTAAGIGGAVAGVIVSQASYGWLNAVGACLLLPMAALTLRRALARPAAA, from the coding sequence GTGACCAACGCCCTCGACGCACCTGACACCCCCACCGGGCCCGGTTGTCCCGTCACCGCGGCGGAACTCCCTGCCTTGCGGCGCCGTACGTCGGCAGTGCTCATCGCCAGCCAGATACTCGGCGGGCTCGGCGTACCCATCGGAATCGCCCTGGCCCCTGTACTGGCGACGGAGGTGAGCGGCTCGGAGGCGCTGTCCGGTCTCGCCCCGACGGCGTCGGTTACCGGTACAGCGCTGCTGTCGCTGCCGCTGGCCGCGCTGATGGCCTCGCGGGGCCGGCGCCCCGGCCTCGTGCTGGCCTATCTGATCGGCGCGCTCGGCGCGGCCCTGGTGGTCCTGGCCACCGTCGTGGGCAGTTTCCCGTTGCTGCTGCTCGGCATGGCCGCGTTCGGTGCCGGTTCGTCGGCCAATCTGCAGGCCCGGTTCGCCGCCGCCGACCTGGCCGAGCCGGAACGCCGAGGACGAGCGATCTCCACCGTCATCTGGGCCACCACGATCGGTTCGGTCCTCGGGCCCAACATCGCGGCTCCGGCGGGTCATGTCTTCCGTGGCACATCCATATCCGAGACGGCCGGACCGTTCCTCATGGCGGCGGCCATCTTCCTGCTCGCCGCGGTGGTGGTCGGGGTGCTGCTGCGGCCCGATCCGCTGCTCACCGCACGTGCGCTGGCGCCGCAGGAGGGCAGTTCCGCGGGTGGCCGTTCGCTGCGTGCGGGCCTGGCGGCGGTGCGGGCCTCGCCGATGGCCCGGCTGGCGCTGCTGACGGTTGCCGTGTCGCACACCGCGATGGTCTCGATCATGGTGATGACCCCGGTCCACCTGGGCCACCACGGCGCGGACCTCGAGCTGATCGGCCTGGTCATCAGCGGGCACATCGCGGGCATGTACGCGTTCTCGCCGGTGATGGGCTGGCTCTCCGACAAGTTCGGACGGCTCACCGTGATCGGGCTGGCGGCCGGGCTGCTGTCGTGCGCCGCGCTGCTGGCCGGCACCGCCGGCCCCAGCCACGGCCGGACGGCCGCCGGGCTGTTCGTGCTCGGTCTCGGCTGGTCGGCGGGGCTGGTCGCCGGTTCGGCGCTGCTCACCGACTCCGTACCGCAGCCCGCCCGCGCCGCCGTGCAGGGCCTTTCGGACCTGACCATGAACACGGCGGCGGGCATCGGCGGCGCGGTCGCCGGGGTGATCGTCTCCCAGGCGAGCTACGGCTGGCTGAACGCGGTCGGCGCGTGCCTCTTGCTGCCGATGGCGGCACTCACGCTGCGCCGCGCGCTGGCCCGGCCCGCCGCGGCCTGA
- a CDS encoding glycerophosphodiester phosphodiesterase family protein: MYARTATASLAAAALLGAGALLLIPHSQATDSGTDTAAGARMDTSTEKVIRTVVNTRAIPTPGAPVVLAHRGASAYAPENTLAAVDRANHLGFDWMENDVQRTKDGVLVVIHDTDLKRTTDVEKVFPKRAPWAVKDFTAAEIARLDAGSWFAARYAGTRVPTLAQYLDRIERNDQNLLLEIKSPQSYPGIEKETLRVLRQKGWLNPGHVRYRLVIQSFSAGSIKKVHQQRPDVTTGFLGTPAVADLKAYAAFTDQINPSYASISSRYVAAAHALKGAHGRKLRVNTWTVDDAATARKVDGFHVDGIITNTPDVVRRATD, translated from the coding sequence GTGTACGCACGCACCGCCACCGCCTCCCTCGCCGCTGCCGCTCTCCTGGGCGCCGGCGCGCTGCTGCTGATCCCCCACTCGCAGGCCACGGATTCCGGAACGGACACGGCTGCGGGTGCGCGCATGGACACGAGCACGGAGAAGGTCATCCGGACCGTCGTGAACACGCGGGCCATTCCGACGCCCGGTGCCCCGGTCGTCCTCGCCCACCGGGGCGCATCGGCGTACGCGCCGGAGAACACTCTGGCCGCCGTCGACCGGGCCAACCACCTCGGCTTCGACTGGATGGAGAACGACGTCCAGCGCACCAAGGACGGAGTGCTGGTCGTCATCCACGACACCGATCTGAAGCGGACCACCGACGTCGAGAAGGTCTTCCCCAAGCGCGCACCGTGGGCGGTCAAGGACTTCACGGCCGCGGAGATCGCCCGGCTGGACGCGGGCAGCTGGTTCGCCGCCCGGTACGCCGGGACCCGTGTCCCCACGCTCGCGCAGTACCTGGACCGGATCGAGCGCAACGACCAGAACCTGCTGCTGGAGATCAAGAGCCCGCAGAGCTACCCGGGCATCGAGAAGGAGACACTGCGGGTACTGCGCCAGAAGGGGTGGCTGAACCCGGGTCACGTCAGGTACCGGCTGGTGATCCAGAGCTTCAGCGCGGGCAGCATCAAGAAGGTGCACCAGCAGCGTCCCGACGTCACGACCGGTTTCCTCGGCACCCCCGCGGTTGCCGATCTGAAGGCGTACGCGGCGTTCACCGACCAGATCAACCCGTCGTACGCGTCGATCAGCTCCCGCTATGTGGCGGCAGCGCACGCGCTGAAGGGCGCACACGGCAGGAAGCTCCGGGTCAACACATGGACGGTCGACGACGCGGCCACCGCCAGGAAGGTGGACGGATTCCACGTCGACGGGATCATCACCAACACCCCTGACGTGGTGCGCAGGGCCACCGACTGA
- a CDS encoding methylated-DNA--[protein]-cysteine S-methyltransferase, producing the protein MNSNGDARDGAGGTVEWAVVGSDIGPLLLAATGTGLVSVVFHAGPSVRDRAVGQLRARLGAEPVETPGSARLTEPIRQLAEYFAGSLREFSLPLDWSLTSGFNRQVLRELAAGVPYGTVVGYGDLARRVGQPGAAQAVGTAMGSNPLPVVVPCHRVVESDGGLGGFGGGLETKRQLLALEGVLPQPLF; encoded by the coding sequence ATGAACAGCAACGGGGATGCCCGCGACGGCGCCGGTGGGACGGTCGAGTGGGCCGTCGTCGGCAGCGACATCGGGCCGCTGCTGCTCGCCGCGACGGGCACGGGGCTGGTGAGCGTCGTCTTCCACGCCGGCCCGTCGGTGCGGGACAGGGCGGTCGGGCAGCTGCGGGCGCGGCTCGGCGCGGAGCCGGTGGAGACACCTGGCTCCGCCCGCCTCACCGAGCCGATACGCCAGCTCGCCGAGTACTTCGCGGGTTCGTTGCGGGAGTTCTCCCTCCCGCTGGACTGGTCGCTGACGTCGGGCTTCAACCGTCAGGTGCTCCGCGAGCTCGCGGCGGGCGTGCCGTACGGAACGGTCGTCGGGTACGGGGATCTCGCGAGGCGTGTGGGGCAGCCGGGAGCGGCCCAGGCGGTCGGGACGGCCATGGGGTCCAACCCGCTGCCGGTGGTGGTTCCGTGCCACCGGGTGGTGGAGAGCGACGGGGGGCTCGGCGGCTTCGGCGGCGGCCTGGAGACCAAGCGGCAGCTGCTGGCGCTGGAGGGCGTCCTGCCGCAGCCACTGTTCTGA
- a CDS encoding cupin domain-containing protein, producing the protein MTTFDQAPASFAVHVPDAELEPEPLDPGQIVSGEPVVTGKVLWESADGKQVRGIWQITPGVVTDTEADELFVVVSGRATVAVENGATLQIGPGDACVLREGDRTTWTVHETLRKAYHISL; encoded by the coding sequence ATGACCACATTTGATCAAGCTCCCGCCTCCTTCGCCGTACACGTCCCCGACGCCGAGCTCGAACCGGAGCCGCTCGACCCCGGGCAGATCGTGTCGGGCGAGCCCGTGGTGACCGGCAAGGTGCTGTGGGAGTCCGCCGACGGCAAGCAGGTGCGGGGCATCTGGCAGATCACGCCGGGCGTGGTCACCGACACCGAGGCCGACGAACTGTTCGTGGTCGTCAGCGGGCGCGCGACCGTCGCGGTCGAGAACGGCGCGACACTGCAGATCGGTCCGGGCGACGCCTGTGTCCTGCGCGAGGGCGACCGTACGACCTGGACCGTGCACGAGACGCTGCGCAAGGCGTACCACATCAGCCTCTGA